From Mucilaginibacter gotjawali:
ATTGACAGGCCGCATGTAACCATCAGTTTATTAACTTCTACAGCCAAAAGCCCAACCGGAAAATTACAATTATGTGCCTCAAATACATTTTTGTTTAACGAACCGCATGGGCAGGAGCCAAGGGTGATTCACGAAATGTGGGATAACAATATGCACCTGATGAAATTCAGTAAAGTAATAGCAGCCGGCGAAACCTATAGGTATGGCGTAGCAGGTTCCTCCATAACATCGGCCCACGATGCTGACCCATTGAACCAGGCCGAGCGTTTAACCATGTTTGCCAAACTGGAAGGTAGCGACCGGTTGATCCAGTTTCATAAAAATGCCTGGGCGGACCTATGGAAAAGTGATATAAAAACTGAAGGGGATGCGCAGGCGCAGCAGGATGTACACAGCATGTTGTACCATTTGTACTCTTTTTCGCGGGCCGGAACCGCTTATTCGCCATCGCCCATGGGGCTTTCAGGCTTAGGTTATAACGGTCACGTTTTTTGGGATGCCGATTTGTGGATGTACCCGGCTTTGCTGGTATTACATCCCGAGATTGCGAAATCATTGGTTGACTACCGTTTTCAGCGCCTGGGTGCTGCCAAACAAAATGCATTCTCCCACGGATATCAAGGGGCCATGTTCCCATGGGAAAGTGCGGATAGTGGGTTAGAAGAAACACCTGTGTGGGCTTTGAGCGGTCCGTTTGAGCACCACATAACTGCCGATGTCGCCCTCGCCGCATGGAATTATTACTGTGTTACGCAGGATAAACAATGGCTGCAGGAAAAAGGATGGCCTATTTTATCAGCCACTGCTGATTTTTGGGCAAGCAGAGTTGAGCGAAACGGCACAGGACATTATGATATTAAAGACGTTGTTGCGGCAGATGAATGGGCCGAAAATGTAGACAATAACGCGTACACCAACGCTGCTGCAATCGCTAATTTGAAGGCTGCAACCGCAGCTGCTAAAGTCTTAGGTGTAAAGGCTGATCCGGATTGGGATTTGGTTGCTCAAAATATTCCCATTTTGAAAATGGCAAATGGTGTAACAAGGGAGTTTGCTAGCTATAACGGCGAAGGCATTAAGCAAGCTGACGTAAACCTGCTGGCCTATCCTTTAAAAACCATAACAGATAATATGCAGGTAAAAAAAGACCTGGAGTACTATGAAACCCGCGTGCCAAACGAAGGCACACCGGCCATGACCCAGGGGATATTTACACTGCTTTATGCACGGCTGGGCAATGGCGATAAAGCCTATCATTTTTTTAAAGACGCCTATGAACCAAATTTGAATCCGCCTTTCAGGGTGATTGCTGAGACTAAGGGTGGAACGAATCCTTATTTTGCAACAGGCGCCGGAGGCATAATTCAGAGTTTGCTGATGGGTTTTGGAGGACTTGACATTACCCCTGAAGGAATAATGCAAATCAAAAGCAAATTGCCATCTAATTGGAAATCGTTAACTATTACCGGCGTAGGTCCCGATAAAAAGACTTATGTGATAAAATGATCAATTTTAAACTATTTAATATGAACCGTTTATTGTTTTCTATCCTGGCTATAGCCCTGTTTTTTGCTTCTTGTAAAAACCCCGACTATCAGAAAATATTTAATAACCCTGCACTTTATAGCGCTACAGTACATGAGCTAAATGGTGTGGTTATGGGTAATAATTTTTCCCCGGTTGTCGCAT
This genomic window contains:
- a CDS encoding glycosyl hydrolase family 95 catalytic domain-containing protein, which translates into the protein MNRLHTIIIVITLLFSTSANAQDEWVIKADKIDPANYYGITVVNGMIGIVSSPEPFKVKNVVLAGAYDLYGRGRVSNFLNSFNLLNMYLEINGKRIDAGNIRNFKQQLDMQSAAFTATFDYGDEALVKYTYYSLRQLPFTVLMDIAITAKKPITITAASVMEAPDALKDVQNYYNEIDRPHVTISLLTSTAKSPTGKLQLCASNTFLFNEPHGQEPRVIHEMWDNNMHLMKFSKVIAAGETYRYGVAGSSITSAHDADPLNQAERLTMFAKLEGSDRLIQFHKNAWADLWKSDIKTEGDAQAQQDVHSMLYHLYSFSRAGTAYSPSPMGLSGLGYNGHVFWDADLWMYPALLVLHPEIAKSLVDYRFQRLGAAKQNAFSHGYQGAMFPWESADSGLEETPVWALSGPFEHHITADVALAAWNYYCVTQDKQWLQEKGWPILSATADFWASRVERNGTGHYDIKDVVAADEWAENVDNNAYTNAAAIANLKAATAAAKVLGVKADPDWDLVAQNIPILKMANGVTREFASYNGEGIKQADVNLLAYPLKTITDNMQVKKDLEYYETRVPNEGTPAMTQGIFTLLYARLGNGDKAYHFFKDAYEPNLNPPFRVIAETKGGTNPYFATGAGGIIQSLLMGFGGLDITPEGIMQIKSKLPSNWKSLTITGVGPDKKTYVIK